Proteins found in one Larimichthys crocea isolate SSNF chromosome I, L_crocea_2.0, whole genome shotgun sequence genomic segment:
- the LOC104922627 gene encoding catenin delta-1 isoform X3, translated as MEQCESAAALLESVREQEVQFEQLTRALEEERRRVGLPATSPSALGRPLPHTQNGRLGDADIERLKLTDSYINGTQYRMVDPAHGALDESYTPEDDSQEVHSVFSEEGITRRSDNGMKKPISRTVLPSDSMSIEGGLSVSGMGGYSATLDRPYRQPVPGDYPTATVPRNYHYGPVGGYEDYRGGPPSEAYTSLSRGSHMDDRYRPVDGYRTLDSGYRAPSRQQLDPYAAQPQVSRMRALGSALEMRYGQGHYGLEDDQRSVGYDDYGMGPPPMHPGGYGTMPRLGPGPGGIDRRRLRSCEDTLDGDMGGVDPYTWTVPMTMERGSMASLDSTLRKGPPTSWRQPELPEVIAMLNYRLDPVKTNAAAFLQHLTFKNDKVKSDVRRLKGIPALVSLLDHPGKEVHHSACGALKNISYGRDQDNKIAIKNCDGVPALVRLLRKTRDQDLTDTITGTLWNLSSHDSVKMEIVDHALHALADEVIVPHSGWERGSNGGEESCKPRHLEWETALTNTAGCLRNVSSERSEARRKLRECTGLVDSLMYIVQSQINRKDVDNKLVENCVCLLRNLSYHVHREVPGSERYAEAAPLNQGPATANKGGCFGSRKGKDEWFSKGKKDGDDGSGDQVDIPKRTTPAKGYELLFQPEVVRVYTSLLRESKNPSVLEAAAGAIQNLCAGRWTYGRYIRATVRLEKGLPMMAELLAHGNDRVVRAMSGALRNLAIDNRNCELLGLHAVPHLVANLPGGQSQSGRTLSEETVVSVLSTLTEVLGNSLEAAKTLRASQGIERLVLINKDGKRSDREVRGAGQVLQLVWAHKELRRPLEKDGWKKTDFMVNLTPNTGTTNGPSTRANGTYEDSTTPLLDRGEKRDMIPLNDLGPEAYSTLDQRERRHTLDETTDTLPKN; from the exons ATGGAGCAGTGTGAGAGCGCAGCGGCTCTGCTGGAGTCGGTCAGAGAGCAGGAGGTGCAGTTTGAACAGCTGACCCGggcactggaggaggagaggaggagagtgggcCTCCCTGCCACCAGCCCCTCTGCCCTGGGTCGccccctccctcacacacag AACGGGCGTTTAGGGGATGCAGACATAGAACGACTGAAACTGACTGACTCGTACATAAACGGCACGcag TACAGAATGGTGGACCCTGCACACGGTGCTCTCGATGAGAGCTACACACCAGAGGACGACTCGCAGGAAGTGCACTCAGTCTTTTCTGAAGAGGGAATCACACGGCGGTCAGACAATGGG ATGAAGAAACCAATCTCGCGCACGGTCCTTCCCTCTGACTCAATGTCCATTGAAGGGGGCTTGTCGGTGTCCGGTATGGGCGGCTACAGCGCCACACTGGACCGTCCTTACAGGCAGCCTGTACCAGGAGACTACCCCACAGCCACAGTGCCCAGAAACTACCACTATGGGCCTGTAGGGGGTTACGAAGACTACCGGGGAGGCCCACCATCAGAGGCATACACTAGTCTGAGCAGGGGCTCACACATGGACGACCGCTACAg GCCAGTTGATGGCTACAGGACTCTGGACTCTGGCTACCGGGCCCCAAGTCGTCAGCAGCTTGACCCTTATGCAGCACAGCCCCAGGTGAGCCGAATGAGGGCCCTGGGGTCAGCATTGGAGATGCGATATGGCCAAGGTCACTACGGCCTCGAGGATGACCAGCGTAGCGTGGGATATGACGACTATGGCATGGGGCCTCCACCCATGCACCCTGGAGGCTATGGTACCATGCCACGTCTCGGGCCCGGCCCCGGGGGTATCGACAGACGCAGACTCAG GAGCTGTGAGGATACTTTGGATGGTGACATGGGAGGAGTTGACCCTTATACATGGACTGTTCCCATGACGATGGAGAGGGGGAGCATGGCCTCATTGGACAGCACTCTGAGAAAGGGTCCTCCCACTTCATGGAGACAGCCGGAGCTGCCGGAGGTCATTGCCATGTTGAACTATCGCCTGGACCCTGTCAAGACCAACGCTGCCGCCTTCCTCCAGCATCTCACATTCAAAAATGATAAG GTTAAGTCAGACGTGCGTCGCCTGAAGGGCATCCCGGCCTTGGTGTCGCTGCTGGATCACCCTGGCAAGGAAGTGCACCACTCGGCCTGTGGAGCATTAAAGAACATTTCATATGGGCGAGACCAAGACAACAAGATCGCCATCAAGAACTGTGATGGAGTGCCCGCTCTGGTCAGGTTATTGAGAAAAACCCGCGACCAGGACCTCACTGACACTATCACAG GCACCTTGTGGAACCTCTCATCCCACGACTCTGTAAAGATGGAGATCGTGGACCACGCCCTGCACGCTTTGGCCGACGAAGTCATCGTTCCTCACTCCGGCTGGGAGCGAGGGAGCaacggaggagaggagagctgcaAACCACGCCATCTGGAGTGGGAGACCGCCTTGACCAACACTGCTGGCTGCCTTAG GAATGTTAGTTCAGAGCGCAGTGAGGCCCGGCGAAAGCTGAGAGAGTGCACAGGATTGGTGGATTCACTCATGTACATCGTCCAATCACAGATTAACCGCAAAGATGTGGACAATAAG TTGGTGGAaaactgtgtctgcctcctgagGAATCTGTCCTATCACGTTCACCGCGAAGTCCCTGGGAGCGAGCGCTATGCAGAGGCTGCGCCTCTCAACCAGGGGCCTGCCACCGCTAACAAAGGCGGCTGCTTCGGCTCTCGAAAGGGCAAAG ATGAGTGGTTTTCCAAAG GAAAAAAGGACGGAGATGATGGAAGTGGAGATCAGGTCGACATTCCAAAGAGGACAACACCTGCCAAAG GTTACGAGCTGTTGTTCCAACCAGAGGTGGTTCGTGTTTACACATCGCTGCTCAGAGAGAGCAAGAACCCCTCGGTGCTGGAGGCAGCTGCTGGCGCCATCCAGAACCTGTGTGCCGGCCGATGGACA TATGGTCGGTATATCCGGGCCACTGTGCGTCTGGAGAAGGGTCTTCCCATGATGGCAGAGCTGCTGGCACATGGCAATGACCGCGTGGTTCGGGCAATGTCCGGAGCCTTGAGGAACCTCGCCATCGACAACCGTAACTGTGAACTGCTCG GTTTGCATGCAGTGCCTCACCTTGTTGCCAACCTGCCTGGAGGCCAGAGTCAGTCTGGGCGCACCCTGTCAGAGGAGACAGTGGTGTCTGTACTGAGCACGCTCACTGAGGTGCTAGGCAACAGTCTGGAGGCAGCAAAGACTCTCCGAGCTTCGCAGGGCATCGAGAGGCTGGTGTTGATCAACAAGGACGG CAAGCGCTCAGATCGTGAGGTGCGAGGGGCCGGCCAGGTGCTGCAGCTCGTCTGGGCCCACAAAGAGCTGCGCCGGCCTCTTGAGAAAGACGGCTGGAAGAAGACGGACTTCATGGTCAATCTCACCCCCAACACCGGCACCACCAACGGCCCGAGCACCCGAGCAAATGGCACCTATGAAGACAGCACCACACCACTGCTAGACAGAG GAGAAAAGAGGGACATGATTCCACTAAATGACCTTGGCCCTG AGGCCTACTCTACACTGgaccagagggagaggagacacACTCTGGATGAAACCACAGACACTTTACCG AAAAACTGA
- the LOC104922627 gene encoding catenin delta-1 isoform X2: protein MEQCESAAALLESVREQEVQFEQLTRALEEERRRVGLPATSPSALGRPLPHTQNGRLGDADIERLKLTDSYINGTQYRMVDPAHGALDESYTPEDDSQEVHSVFSEEGITRRSDNGMKKPISRTVLPSDSMSIEGGLSVSGMGGYSATLDRPYRQPVPGDYPTATVPRNYHYGPVGGYEDYRGGPPSEAYTSLSRGSHMDDRYRPVDGYRTLDSGYRAPSRQQLDPYAAQPQVSRMRALGSALEMRYGQGHYGLEDDQRSVGYDDYGMGPPPMHPGGYGTMPRLGPGPGGIDRRRLRSCEDTLDGDMGGVDPYTWTVPMTMERGSMASLDSTLRKGPPTSWRQPELPEVIAMLNYRLDPVKTNAAAFLQHLTFKNDKVKSDVRRLKGIPALVSLLDHPGKEVHHSACGALKNISYGRDQDNKIAIKNCDGVPALVRLLRKTRDQDLTDTITGTLWNLSSHDSVKMEIVDHALHALADEVIVPHSGWERGSNGGEESCKPRHLEWETALTNTAGCLRNVSSERSEARRKLRECTGLVDSLMYIVQSQINRKDVDNKLVENCVCLLRNLSYHVHREVPGSERYAEAAPLNQGPATANKGGCFGSRKGKGKKDGDDGSGDQVDIPKRTTPAKGYELLFQPEVVRVYTSLLRESKNPSVLEAAAGAIQNLCAGRWTYGRYIRATVRLEKGLPMMAELLAHGNDRVVRAMSGALRNLAIDNRNCELLGLHAVPHLVANLPGGQSQSGRTLSEETVVSVLSTLTEVLGNSLEAAKTLRASQGIERLVLINKDGKRSDREVRGAGQVLQLVWAHKELRRPLEKDGWKKTDFMVNLTPNTGTTNGPSTRANGTYEDSTTPLLDRGEKRDMIPLNDLGPEAYSTLDQRERRHTLDETTDTLPRGVYGGRKGSLPLLDSYDG from the exons ATGGAGCAGTGTGAGAGCGCAGCGGCTCTGCTGGAGTCGGTCAGAGAGCAGGAGGTGCAGTTTGAACAGCTGACCCGggcactggaggaggagaggaggagagtgggcCTCCCTGCCACCAGCCCCTCTGCCCTGGGTCGccccctccctcacacacag AACGGGCGTTTAGGGGATGCAGACATAGAACGACTGAAACTGACTGACTCGTACATAAACGGCACGcag TACAGAATGGTGGACCCTGCACACGGTGCTCTCGATGAGAGCTACACACCAGAGGACGACTCGCAGGAAGTGCACTCAGTCTTTTCTGAAGAGGGAATCACACGGCGGTCAGACAATGGG ATGAAGAAACCAATCTCGCGCACGGTCCTTCCCTCTGACTCAATGTCCATTGAAGGGGGCTTGTCGGTGTCCGGTATGGGCGGCTACAGCGCCACACTGGACCGTCCTTACAGGCAGCCTGTACCAGGAGACTACCCCACAGCCACAGTGCCCAGAAACTACCACTATGGGCCTGTAGGGGGTTACGAAGACTACCGGGGAGGCCCACCATCAGAGGCATACACTAGTCTGAGCAGGGGCTCACACATGGACGACCGCTACAg GCCAGTTGATGGCTACAGGACTCTGGACTCTGGCTACCGGGCCCCAAGTCGTCAGCAGCTTGACCCTTATGCAGCACAGCCCCAGGTGAGCCGAATGAGGGCCCTGGGGTCAGCATTGGAGATGCGATATGGCCAAGGTCACTACGGCCTCGAGGATGACCAGCGTAGCGTGGGATATGACGACTATGGCATGGGGCCTCCACCCATGCACCCTGGAGGCTATGGTACCATGCCACGTCTCGGGCCCGGCCCCGGGGGTATCGACAGACGCAGACTCAG GAGCTGTGAGGATACTTTGGATGGTGACATGGGAGGAGTTGACCCTTATACATGGACTGTTCCCATGACGATGGAGAGGGGGAGCATGGCCTCATTGGACAGCACTCTGAGAAAGGGTCCTCCCACTTCATGGAGACAGCCGGAGCTGCCGGAGGTCATTGCCATGTTGAACTATCGCCTGGACCCTGTCAAGACCAACGCTGCCGCCTTCCTCCAGCATCTCACATTCAAAAATGATAAG GTTAAGTCAGACGTGCGTCGCCTGAAGGGCATCCCGGCCTTGGTGTCGCTGCTGGATCACCCTGGCAAGGAAGTGCACCACTCGGCCTGTGGAGCATTAAAGAACATTTCATATGGGCGAGACCAAGACAACAAGATCGCCATCAAGAACTGTGATGGAGTGCCCGCTCTGGTCAGGTTATTGAGAAAAACCCGCGACCAGGACCTCACTGACACTATCACAG GCACCTTGTGGAACCTCTCATCCCACGACTCTGTAAAGATGGAGATCGTGGACCACGCCCTGCACGCTTTGGCCGACGAAGTCATCGTTCCTCACTCCGGCTGGGAGCGAGGGAGCaacggaggagaggagagctgcaAACCACGCCATCTGGAGTGGGAGACCGCCTTGACCAACACTGCTGGCTGCCTTAG GAATGTTAGTTCAGAGCGCAGTGAGGCCCGGCGAAAGCTGAGAGAGTGCACAGGATTGGTGGATTCACTCATGTACATCGTCCAATCACAGATTAACCGCAAAGATGTGGACAATAAG TTGGTGGAaaactgtgtctgcctcctgagGAATCTGTCCTATCACGTTCACCGCGAAGTCCCTGGGAGCGAGCGCTATGCAGAGGCTGCGCCTCTCAACCAGGGGCCTGCCACCGCTAACAAAGGCGGCTGCTTCGGCTCTCGAAAGGGCAAAG GAAAAAAGGACGGAGATGATGGAAGTGGAGATCAGGTCGACATTCCAAAGAGGACAACACCTGCCAAAG GTTACGAGCTGTTGTTCCAACCAGAGGTGGTTCGTGTTTACACATCGCTGCTCAGAGAGAGCAAGAACCCCTCGGTGCTGGAGGCAGCTGCTGGCGCCATCCAGAACCTGTGTGCCGGCCGATGGACA TATGGTCGGTATATCCGGGCCACTGTGCGTCTGGAGAAGGGTCTTCCCATGATGGCAGAGCTGCTGGCACATGGCAATGACCGCGTGGTTCGGGCAATGTCCGGAGCCTTGAGGAACCTCGCCATCGACAACCGTAACTGTGAACTGCTCG GTTTGCATGCAGTGCCTCACCTTGTTGCCAACCTGCCTGGAGGCCAGAGTCAGTCTGGGCGCACCCTGTCAGAGGAGACAGTGGTGTCTGTACTGAGCACGCTCACTGAGGTGCTAGGCAACAGTCTGGAGGCAGCAAAGACTCTCCGAGCTTCGCAGGGCATCGAGAGGCTGGTGTTGATCAACAAGGACGG CAAGCGCTCAGATCGTGAGGTGCGAGGGGCCGGCCAGGTGCTGCAGCTCGTCTGGGCCCACAAAGAGCTGCGCCGGCCTCTTGAGAAAGACGGCTGGAAGAAGACGGACTTCATGGTCAATCTCACCCCCAACACCGGCACCACCAACGGCCCGAGCACCCGAGCAAATGGCACCTATGAAGACAGCACCACACCACTGCTAGACAGAG GAGAAAAGAGGGACATGATTCCACTAAATGACCTTGGCCCTG AGGCCTACTCTACACTGgaccagagggagaggagacacACTCTGGATGAAACCACAGACACTTTACCG CGAGGGGTGTATGGGGGCAGAAAGGGCTCCTTGCCCCTGTTGGACTCTTACGATGGTTAG
- the LOC104922627 gene encoding catenin delta-1 isoform X1, translating into MEQCESAAALLESVREQEVQFEQLTRALEEERRRVGLPATSPSALGRPLPHTQNGRLGDADIERLKLTDSYINGTQYRMVDPAHGALDESYTPEDDSQEVHSVFSEEGITRRSDNGMKKPISRTVLPSDSMSIEGGLSVSGMGGYSATLDRPYRQPVPGDYPTATVPRNYHYGPVGGYEDYRGGPPSEAYTSLSRGSHMDDRYRPVDGYRTLDSGYRAPSRQQLDPYAAQPQVSRMRALGSALEMRYGQGHYGLEDDQRSVGYDDYGMGPPPMHPGGYGTMPRLGPGPGGIDRRRLRSCEDTLDGDMGGVDPYTWTVPMTMERGSMASLDSTLRKGPPTSWRQPELPEVIAMLNYRLDPVKTNAAAFLQHLTFKNDKVKSDVRRLKGIPALVSLLDHPGKEVHHSACGALKNISYGRDQDNKIAIKNCDGVPALVRLLRKTRDQDLTDTITGTLWNLSSHDSVKMEIVDHALHALADEVIVPHSGWERGSNGGEESCKPRHLEWETALTNTAGCLRNVSSERSEARRKLRECTGLVDSLMYIVQSQINRKDVDNKLVENCVCLLRNLSYHVHREVPGSERYAEAAPLNQGPATANKGGCFGSRKGKDEWFSKGKKDGDDGSGDQVDIPKRTTPAKGYELLFQPEVVRVYTSLLRESKNPSVLEAAAGAIQNLCAGRWTYGRYIRATVRLEKGLPMMAELLAHGNDRVVRAMSGALRNLAIDNRNCELLGLHAVPHLVANLPGGQSQSGRTLSEETVVSVLSTLTEVLGNSLEAAKTLRASQGIERLVLINKDGKRSDREVRGAGQVLQLVWAHKELRRPLEKDGWKKTDFMVNLTPNTGTTNGPSTRANGTYEDSTTPLLDRGEKRDMIPLNDLGPEAYSTLDQRERRHTLDETTDTLPRGVYGGRKGSLPLLDSYDG; encoded by the exons ATGGAGCAGTGTGAGAGCGCAGCGGCTCTGCTGGAGTCGGTCAGAGAGCAGGAGGTGCAGTTTGAACAGCTGACCCGggcactggaggaggagaggaggagagtgggcCTCCCTGCCACCAGCCCCTCTGCCCTGGGTCGccccctccctcacacacag AACGGGCGTTTAGGGGATGCAGACATAGAACGACTGAAACTGACTGACTCGTACATAAACGGCACGcag TACAGAATGGTGGACCCTGCACACGGTGCTCTCGATGAGAGCTACACACCAGAGGACGACTCGCAGGAAGTGCACTCAGTCTTTTCTGAAGAGGGAATCACACGGCGGTCAGACAATGGG ATGAAGAAACCAATCTCGCGCACGGTCCTTCCCTCTGACTCAATGTCCATTGAAGGGGGCTTGTCGGTGTCCGGTATGGGCGGCTACAGCGCCACACTGGACCGTCCTTACAGGCAGCCTGTACCAGGAGACTACCCCACAGCCACAGTGCCCAGAAACTACCACTATGGGCCTGTAGGGGGTTACGAAGACTACCGGGGAGGCCCACCATCAGAGGCATACACTAGTCTGAGCAGGGGCTCACACATGGACGACCGCTACAg GCCAGTTGATGGCTACAGGACTCTGGACTCTGGCTACCGGGCCCCAAGTCGTCAGCAGCTTGACCCTTATGCAGCACAGCCCCAGGTGAGCCGAATGAGGGCCCTGGGGTCAGCATTGGAGATGCGATATGGCCAAGGTCACTACGGCCTCGAGGATGACCAGCGTAGCGTGGGATATGACGACTATGGCATGGGGCCTCCACCCATGCACCCTGGAGGCTATGGTACCATGCCACGTCTCGGGCCCGGCCCCGGGGGTATCGACAGACGCAGACTCAG GAGCTGTGAGGATACTTTGGATGGTGACATGGGAGGAGTTGACCCTTATACATGGACTGTTCCCATGACGATGGAGAGGGGGAGCATGGCCTCATTGGACAGCACTCTGAGAAAGGGTCCTCCCACTTCATGGAGACAGCCGGAGCTGCCGGAGGTCATTGCCATGTTGAACTATCGCCTGGACCCTGTCAAGACCAACGCTGCCGCCTTCCTCCAGCATCTCACATTCAAAAATGATAAG GTTAAGTCAGACGTGCGTCGCCTGAAGGGCATCCCGGCCTTGGTGTCGCTGCTGGATCACCCTGGCAAGGAAGTGCACCACTCGGCCTGTGGAGCATTAAAGAACATTTCATATGGGCGAGACCAAGACAACAAGATCGCCATCAAGAACTGTGATGGAGTGCCCGCTCTGGTCAGGTTATTGAGAAAAACCCGCGACCAGGACCTCACTGACACTATCACAG GCACCTTGTGGAACCTCTCATCCCACGACTCTGTAAAGATGGAGATCGTGGACCACGCCCTGCACGCTTTGGCCGACGAAGTCATCGTTCCTCACTCCGGCTGGGAGCGAGGGAGCaacggaggagaggagagctgcaAACCACGCCATCTGGAGTGGGAGACCGCCTTGACCAACACTGCTGGCTGCCTTAG GAATGTTAGTTCAGAGCGCAGTGAGGCCCGGCGAAAGCTGAGAGAGTGCACAGGATTGGTGGATTCACTCATGTACATCGTCCAATCACAGATTAACCGCAAAGATGTGGACAATAAG TTGGTGGAaaactgtgtctgcctcctgagGAATCTGTCCTATCACGTTCACCGCGAAGTCCCTGGGAGCGAGCGCTATGCAGAGGCTGCGCCTCTCAACCAGGGGCCTGCCACCGCTAACAAAGGCGGCTGCTTCGGCTCTCGAAAGGGCAAAG ATGAGTGGTTTTCCAAAG GAAAAAAGGACGGAGATGATGGAAGTGGAGATCAGGTCGACATTCCAAAGAGGACAACACCTGCCAAAG GTTACGAGCTGTTGTTCCAACCAGAGGTGGTTCGTGTTTACACATCGCTGCTCAGAGAGAGCAAGAACCCCTCGGTGCTGGAGGCAGCTGCTGGCGCCATCCAGAACCTGTGTGCCGGCCGATGGACA TATGGTCGGTATATCCGGGCCACTGTGCGTCTGGAGAAGGGTCTTCCCATGATGGCAGAGCTGCTGGCACATGGCAATGACCGCGTGGTTCGGGCAATGTCCGGAGCCTTGAGGAACCTCGCCATCGACAACCGTAACTGTGAACTGCTCG GTTTGCATGCAGTGCCTCACCTTGTTGCCAACCTGCCTGGAGGCCAGAGTCAGTCTGGGCGCACCCTGTCAGAGGAGACAGTGGTGTCTGTACTGAGCACGCTCACTGAGGTGCTAGGCAACAGTCTGGAGGCAGCAAAGACTCTCCGAGCTTCGCAGGGCATCGAGAGGCTGGTGTTGATCAACAAGGACGG CAAGCGCTCAGATCGTGAGGTGCGAGGGGCCGGCCAGGTGCTGCAGCTCGTCTGGGCCCACAAAGAGCTGCGCCGGCCTCTTGAGAAAGACGGCTGGAAGAAGACGGACTTCATGGTCAATCTCACCCCCAACACCGGCACCACCAACGGCCCGAGCACCCGAGCAAATGGCACCTATGAAGACAGCACCACACCACTGCTAGACAGAG GAGAAAAGAGGGACATGATTCCACTAAATGACCTTGGCCCTG AGGCCTACTCTACACTGgaccagagggagaggagacacACTCTGGATGAAACCACAGACACTTTACCG CGAGGGGTGTATGGGGGCAGAAAGGGCTCCTTGCCCCTGTTGGACTCTTACGATGGTTAG
- the LOC104922627 gene encoding catenin delta-1 isoform X4 — MVDPAHGALDESYTPEDDSQEVHSVFSEEGITRRSDNGMKKPISRTVLPSDSMSIEGGLSVSGMGGYSATLDRPYRQPVPGDYPTATVPRNYHYGPVGGYEDYRGGPPSEAYTSLSRGSHMDDRYRPVDGYRTLDSGYRAPSRQQLDPYAAQPQVSRMRALGSALEMRYGQGHYGLEDDQRSVGYDDYGMGPPPMHPGGYGTMPRLGPGPGGIDRRRLRSCEDTLDGDMGGVDPYTWTVPMTMERGSMASLDSTLRKGPPTSWRQPELPEVIAMLNYRLDPVKTNAAAFLQHLTFKNDKVKSDVRRLKGIPALVSLLDHPGKEVHHSACGALKNISYGRDQDNKIAIKNCDGVPALVRLLRKTRDQDLTDTITGTLWNLSSHDSVKMEIVDHALHALADEVIVPHSGWERGSNGGEESCKPRHLEWETALTNTAGCLRNVSSERSEARRKLRECTGLVDSLMYIVQSQINRKDVDNKLVENCVCLLRNLSYHVHREVPGSERYAEAAPLNQGPATANKGGCFGSRKGKDEWFSKGKKDGDDGSGDQVDIPKRTTPAKGYELLFQPEVVRVYTSLLRESKNPSVLEAAAGAIQNLCAGRWTYGRYIRATVRLEKGLPMMAELLAHGNDRVVRAMSGALRNLAIDNRNCELLGLHAVPHLVANLPGGQSQSGRTLSEETVVSVLSTLTEVLGNSLEAAKTLRASQGIERLVLINKDGKRSDREVRGAGQVLQLVWAHKELRRPLEKDGWKKTDFMVNLTPNTGTTNGPSTRANGTYEDSTTPLLDRGEKRDMIPLNDLGPEAYSTLDQRERRHTLDETTDTLPRGVYGGRKGSLPLLDSYDG, encoded by the exons ATGGTGGACCCTGCACACGGTGCTCTCGATGAGAGCTACACACCAGAGGACGACTCGCAGGAAGTGCACTCAGTCTTTTCTGAAGAGGGAATCACACGGCGGTCAGACAATGGG ATGAAGAAACCAATCTCGCGCACGGTCCTTCCCTCTGACTCAATGTCCATTGAAGGGGGCTTGTCGGTGTCCGGTATGGGCGGCTACAGCGCCACACTGGACCGTCCTTACAGGCAGCCTGTACCAGGAGACTACCCCACAGCCACAGTGCCCAGAAACTACCACTATGGGCCTGTAGGGGGTTACGAAGACTACCGGGGAGGCCCACCATCAGAGGCATACACTAGTCTGAGCAGGGGCTCACACATGGACGACCGCTACAg GCCAGTTGATGGCTACAGGACTCTGGACTCTGGCTACCGGGCCCCAAGTCGTCAGCAGCTTGACCCTTATGCAGCACAGCCCCAGGTGAGCCGAATGAGGGCCCTGGGGTCAGCATTGGAGATGCGATATGGCCAAGGTCACTACGGCCTCGAGGATGACCAGCGTAGCGTGGGATATGACGACTATGGCATGGGGCCTCCACCCATGCACCCTGGAGGCTATGGTACCATGCCACGTCTCGGGCCCGGCCCCGGGGGTATCGACAGACGCAGACTCAG GAGCTGTGAGGATACTTTGGATGGTGACATGGGAGGAGTTGACCCTTATACATGGACTGTTCCCATGACGATGGAGAGGGGGAGCATGGCCTCATTGGACAGCACTCTGAGAAAGGGTCCTCCCACTTCATGGAGACAGCCGGAGCTGCCGGAGGTCATTGCCATGTTGAACTATCGCCTGGACCCTGTCAAGACCAACGCTGCCGCCTTCCTCCAGCATCTCACATTCAAAAATGATAAG GTTAAGTCAGACGTGCGTCGCCTGAAGGGCATCCCGGCCTTGGTGTCGCTGCTGGATCACCCTGGCAAGGAAGTGCACCACTCGGCCTGTGGAGCATTAAAGAACATTTCATATGGGCGAGACCAAGACAACAAGATCGCCATCAAGAACTGTGATGGAGTGCCCGCTCTGGTCAGGTTATTGAGAAAAACCCGCGACCAGGACCTCACTGACACTATCACAG GCACCTTGTGGAACCTCTCATCCCACGACTCTGTAAAGATGGAGATCGTGGACCACGCCCTGCACGCTTTGGCCGACGAAGTCATCGTTCCTCACTCCGGCTGGGAGCGAGGGAGCaacggaggagaggagagctgcaAACCACGCCATCTGGAGTGGGAGACCGCCTTGACCAACACTGCTGGCTGCCTTAG GAATGTTAGTTCAGAGCGCAGTGAGGCCCGGCGAAAGCTGAGAGAGTGCACAGGATTGGTGGATTCACTCATGTACATCGTCCAATCACAGATTAACCGCAAAGATGTGGACAATAAG TTGGTGGAaaactgtgtctgcctcctgagGAATCTGTCCTATCACGTTCACCGCGAAGTCCCTGGGAGCGAGCGCTATGCAGAGGCTGCGCCTCTCAACCAGGGGCCTGCCACCGCTAACAAAGGCGGCTGCTTCGGCTCTCGAAAGGGCAAAG ATGAGTGGTTTTCCAAAG GAAAAAAGGACGGAGATGATGGAAGTGGAGATCAGGTCGACATTCCAAAGAGGACAACACCTGCCAAAG GTTACGAGCTGTTGTTCCAACCAGAGGTGGTTCGTGTTTACACATCGCTGCTCAGAGAGAGCAAGAACCCCTCGGTGCTGGAGGCAGCTGCTGGCGCCATCCAGAACCTGTGTGCCGGCCGATGGACA TATGGTCGGTATATCCGGGCCACTGTGCGTCTGGAGAAGGGTCTTCCCATGATGGCAGAGCTGCTGGCACATGGCAATGACCGCGTGGTTCGGGCAATGTCCGGAGCCTTGAGGAACCTCGCCATCGACAACCGTAACTGTGAACTGCTCG GTTTGCATGCAGTGCCTCACCTTGTTGCCAACCTGCCTGGAGGCCAGAGTCAGTCTGGGCGCACCCTGTCAGAGGAGACAGTGGTGTCTGTACTGAGCACGCTCACTGAGGTGCTAGGCAACAGTCTGGAGGCAGCAAAGACTCTCCGAGCTTCGCAGGGCATCGAGAGGCTGGTGTTGATCAACAAGGACGG CAAGCGCTCAGATCGTGAGGTGCGAGGGGCCGGCCAGGTGCTGCAGCTCGTCTGGGCCCACAAAGAGCTGCGCCGGCCTCTTGAGAAAGACGGCTGGAAGAAGACGGACTTCATGGTCAATCTCACCCCCAACACCGGCACCACCAACGGCCCGAGCACCCGAGCAAATGGCACCTATGAAGACAGCACCACACCACTGCTAGACAGAG GAGAAAAGAGGGACATGATTCCACTAAATGACCTTGGCCCTG AGGCCTACTCTACACTGgaccagagggagaggagacacACTCTGGATGAAACCACAGACACTTTACCG CGAGGGGTGTATGGGGGCAGAAAGGGCTCCTTGCCCCTGTTGGACTCTTACGATGGTTAG